The Dunckerocampus dactyliophorus isolate RoL2022-P2 chromosome 1, RoL_Ddac_1.1, whole genome shotgun sequence genome has a segment encoding these proteins:
- the ahr2 gene encoding aryl hydrocarbon receptor 2 yields the protein MLASSALYAAKKRKKPQQKIPKPPPPEGAKSNPSKRHRDRLNGELDKLTSLLPFTEEVRARLDKLSVLRLSVGYLKVKSFFNATLKNGANTSSWHSNHSVVAEEGDVQNTLTPRTLTATTSTTTPSTSLVTSIDGVSFSEGDLLLQALNSFVLVVTSEGYVFYTSPTIQEFLGFHQSDVVHQSAFELIHTDDRALFRRQLHFAFNPHSSQEDGIAETNSEQSSSEVSANMITYDPQTIPPENSSFLERNFCCRFRCLLDNSSGFLALNFRGRLKLLHGQNRVSENGTQVPPQLALFAIATPLQPPSILEIRTKTLIFQSKHKLDFTPIGIDTRGTVVLGYSDTEICMKGSGYSFIHAADMMYCADNHVTMMKTGQSVTSVFRLLTKKGTWVWVQATARLVLKGDKPDFIVARQRLLSNEEGEEQLRLRRLEVSFSFTTGEALLYDLVPTVDTLDTCSTSKQRKLDQYTVNPNSILGVMLNQDQSVYCELNSTKTMNDLNDMAFKDTHATVSIPGDVWQHSSSNPAVESLVKSEDTIQEMMETLQQILGDGDLIDTVDVRPEELKSWESTVMKVKSNSCEMSGKLNELISEDIFLYVEEQLQKEGGLTLPDQIVDSIPVLNQQNQGLADPSFSWPLEPQSQLFSGEQMMSQQPSHVPGMMKLTHIELPQLKSSSLKSPAMEHIASQQTLSLSTGIHGDRDPTGGPPPSFVPALGASCAGTSKKSRTVKENNLLSLRQPNHIQAAQPMQHCHQQRVSNLPVDHYDQIQAAFSLQNSQWNSNHADAFVERYTQNVSNGPVKGDPPAPSSMQSHLELPAQNGQNQRGSWQLQQQLEPELISNGQRGMNQLPGFQPNPGFALTQNTLSGPLLMHGLRGAPVGGSSSCMFNNNPPSLPVNGGHVSQMLPYQTLKHVNNHIPDSPACCYQGEGGSTSHSDTAPLSCQMTPGVDLGGRLMQQQQYLNFSDQLNNHSVVGNRGGAFPHCQTGPPAPQRTNRKQL from the exons CCACCCTTAAGAATGGCGCGAATACGTCCAGCTGGCACAGCAATCACAGCGTCGTGGCGGAGGAGGGAGATGTCCAGAACACACTCACGCCACGCACTCTCACTGCCACCACCTCCACAACCACACCGTCCACCTCCCTGGTGACCTCCATCGATGGGGTTAGTTTCTCAGAGGGAGACCTGCTCCTCCAG GCGCTGAATAGCTTTGTGTTGGTGGTGACCTCTGAAGGGTACGTCTTCTACACATCACCCACGATCCAGGAGTTTCTGGGTTTCCACCAG TCTGATGTCGTCCATCAAAGTGCATTTGAGTTGATACACACAGACGATCGAGCACTTTTCCGCCGGCAACTTCACTTTGCTTTCAACCCACATTCCAGCCAGGAGGATGGCATCGCCGAGACCAACA GTGAACAGAGCAGCAGTGAAGTCAGCGCCAACATGATAACCTACGACCCTCAGACCATCCCTCCAGAAAACTCGTCCTTCCTGGAAAGAAACTTCTGCTGCCGGTTCCGATGCCTTCTGGACAACTCTTCTGGCTTCCTg GCCCTAAACTTCCGTGGGCGTCTGAAACTCCTGCATGGTCAGAACCGGGTGTCAGAGAATGGGACGCAGGTTCCTCCTCAGCTTGCTCTGTTTGCCATTGCTACACCCCTGCAGCCGCCGTCCATCTTGGAGATCCGTACCAAGACGCTCATTTTCCAGAGCAAGCACAAGCTGGACTTCACGCCGATCGGCATCGACACCAG AGGAACAGTGGTTCTGGGTTACAGTGATACAGAAATCTGCATGAAGGGTTCAGGTTACAGCTTCATCCACGCTGCAGACATGATGTACTGTGCCGACAACCATGTCACGA TGATGAAAACAGGACAGAGTGTTACTTCCGTCTTCAGACTGCTGACTAAAAAGGGAACGTGGGTCTGGGTCCAGGCCACCGCCAGGCTTGTCTTGAAGGGAGATAAGCCAGATTTCATTGTGGCCCGGCAGAGACTTTTGTC CAACGAAGAAGGAGAGGAACAGCTGCGTCTTCGTCGGCTGGAGGTGTCGTTTAGCTTCACCACTGGTGAGGCACTGTTGTACGATCTGGTGCCAACCGTGGACACGCTCGACACTTGCTCCACCTCAAAGCAGAGGAAGCTAGACCAGTACACGGTCAACCCCAACTCGATTCTTGGCGTCATGCTGAACCAGGACCAGTCTGTCTACTGCGAGCTCAACAGTACCAAGACTATGAACGACCTTAACGACATGGCCTTCAAGGACACCCATGCCACAGTCAGTATTCCTGGAGATGTCTGGCAGCACTCTTCCTCCAACCCTGCCGTTGAAAGCCTGGTGAAGTCCGAGGACACGATCCAGGAGATGATGGAGACTCTGCAGCAGATTCTGGGTGACGGTGACCTCATAGATACAGTGGATGTGAGACCTGAAGAGCTAAAGAGCTGGGAAAGCACTGTAATGAAGGTGAAAAGCAACAGCTGCGAAATGAGTGGCAAGTTAAATGAACTTATTAGCGAGGACATCTTTTTGTATGTGGAAGAGCAGCTCCAAAAAGAGGGTGGGCTGACGTTGCCAGACCAGATTGTTGACAGCATCCCAGTGTTGAATCAACAGAATCAGGGTCTTGCTGACCCAAGCTTTAGCTGGCCTTTAGAGCCTCAGAGCCAGTTATTCAGTGGAGAACAGATGATGTCTCAACAGCCATCTCATGTCCCGGGGATGATGAAACTGACCCACATTGAGCTTCCTCAGCTGAAATCGTCCAGTTTAAAGAGTCCAGCAATGGAGCATATTGCCTCACAGCAAACACTGTCACTTTCTACTGGCATTCATGGTGACCGGGACCCTACAGGTGGACCTCCACCGAGCTTTGTCCCGGCTTTGGGGGCCTCCTGTGCTGGGACATCAAAGAAATCGAGGACCGTAAAGGAGAACAACCTATTGTCTCTCAGACAACCCAATCATATTCAAGCGGCTCAACCAATGCAACACTGCCATCAACAGAGAGTGTCGAACCTGCCTGTTGACCACTATGATCAAATACAGGCGGCGTTCAGCTTACAGAATAGCCAGTGGAACTCAAACCATGCAGACGCTTTTGTGGAAAGGTACACTCAAAATGTTTCTAATGGACCAGTCAAAGGAGATCCACCAGCACCCAGCTCTATGCAGAGCCACTTGGAGCTTCCAGCTCAAAATGGACAGAACCAGAGAGGTTCTTGGCAACTACAGCAGCAGCTAGAACCAGAGTTAATTTCAAATGGACAAAGGGGCATGAACCAATTGCCAGGATTTCAGCCAAATCCAGGGTTTGCACTGACCCAGAACACGCTGTCCGGACCATTGTTAATGCATGGTCTGAGGGGGGCACCTGTTGGAGGTTCAAGCAGCTGTATGTTCAATAACAACCCCCCCTCGCTGCCTGTGAATGGTGGGCATGTCAGTCAGATGCTTCCTTACCAGACATTGAAACACGTCAACAACCACATCCCAGACAGCCCCGCCTGCTGCTATCAGGGTGAGGGCGGGTCCACGTCCCATTCAGACACAGCACCGCTTTCCTGCCAAATGACCCCAGGTGTCGACCTGGGGGGCCGGCTGATGCAGCAACAGCAGTACCTAAATTTCAGTGACCAG CTCAACAACCACTCAGTTGTCGGGAACAGGGGCGGGGCATTTCCTCATTGCCAAACGGGACCTCCTGCTCCTCAGAGAACAAACAGGAAGCAGCTGTGA